A window of Chryseobacterium shandongense genomic DNA:
TGACGGACTGGAAAATGCGTATCAGAAAGCTTTAAAGCTTTAATTACAAGATAAATTTGGCTTCTGTGGCGGCTTCATCGCCACAGAAAAATTAATAAAAAAATCCTGAAATTTTTTTCAGGATTTTTTTTATTCCACTTTGGAACGATTCATGATAAGACAATATGAAATAGGTATAGTTTTATCTGAAAATTATTTAGGATGCAATATAAAATCAGAATATACAAGATTATCTTCATATTCAGAAAAATATCCTACAGTAAAGTAACTTTTATTGCAAAAAACATATTTACACACATTAATATAAACTATAAAAAAAAATTAACATTATGAAACCAGCACATTTTATTTCAAAAATTCAGATGGCCTTATTTACAGTAATAGCGAGCTTCTTCTCAGTATGGGCAAATGCACAGGAAAAAGCATCCGATTTAAAAGTAGATGTTAACGTAAATAAAGGAGAAAGTTCTGCAGACTGGATGTCCAATCCTATTGTTTGGGTGGCAGGAGCGCTGATATTGATCCTTATTGTTGCTTTGGCAGCAAGAGGAGGAGGAAGTAAAGCTTAATACATTTCCGTCGGATTTATTATGATGCTATTTTCATCATTGCTGAAAATGAATCACATAAGAGGCTGTCTGAATTTGAGGCAGCCTCATTTTATGCATGCTTCTGACTTTTTCATTATTTTTAACAAAACATTATATTTTCTTCTGTGGTATTGTAACTTTCTTATCAATAGTTTTGTCTAACTATTAAAAAAGACTAATGACAAGACTTTTATTCCCGCTGTTTTTATTTTTTACAGCACTGGTTTTCGGACAAACTCAATTGAAGGTTTTCAGTAAGGCAAACAAGCAACCTATATACAATGCAGCGGTGTATTGTGATGATGAACTTTTGGGGAAAACAGACCTCAACGGAACTTTATCCTTTAAAACAAAATGCAAGAAAGTTGAAATTCTGGCCAGCAATTTTGAAGATGTTCTTGCAGACGTAAGAAATACCATGGAAGTTGCAATGCAGCCGCTAGCGGAAAAGAGAGGGAATATTGACCGTGTCATTATTAATGATAAAAGTGATCCGCGCGCTTTGAAAATTCTTGATGAGCTTAATAAAAGAGCGAAGGAGAATTCACCGAAATCTCTAGAGTCGTACAATTTTAAATCGTACACCAAATTTTCTCTGGATCTGGATAAAGATTCCATTGATATTTACAAGAATTTTTTAGCAGTCAGGAAAGATTCCATTTCAAAGGTTGATCAAAAAGGTTTTAAGCAGAAAGAAAAGGAAAAAAAAGACTCCCTTATTGCTGAAGAATTTATTGATGCCTCAGCGGAAGGCCAGCTGTTCCTCTGGGAAAAAGCCAGTGAATACAAATACTCGAAAAAGTTCGGTGAAAAAACAAATATTATCGACAACAGAATGTCCGGTTTTAAAAACCCAATTTATGAAGCGATGGCCCTTAATATTTCTAATCTTGACAGAACACCCAGACAACTGAGACCTGAAAACAGGGATTTGTTTCATTATTATCTTTCAGATACCATACAGCTTGACGGAAGGCAGACTTATGTCATTAAATTCAAAGAAATTACCGATAAAAAGAAGCAGAACCCGAGAAAATTCAACGGAAAAATATATGTGGATGCCGAAAGTTTTGCGCTGAAAAAATTTGAAAGCATCAGCAAAAAAATAAACGAAGGAAATATTGTCTCTGTCTGGAAACCGATCAATAATAAATGGTTCGTGGATTATGAAGATATCAGGCTTAAAATGGGAAATACCAGCTTCGATGTTTCCAAGAAAGACAGTGTGAAAGCCGGCGATACCAAGAAGTACAACCAGAAAAAATTCGGGAATTACCTGTACGTAAAAAACAGGTTCTTTGATTTTGATATTAATGAACCTCAAAAAGCATCTGATTTTAAAGGCTACTCGCTTGAAGTGAAAAATTCAGACGGCAGCCTTTTGCAACAGTACCGAACCGACAGCCTTACCACAAGGGAAAGTAATACGTATACAAAAATCGACAGCTTTGTACAGAAGCATGATTTTGAAAAGAAATTAAATACGTTAACCCAGCTTTTAAGAGGAAACCTTCGCTATAAAATGATTGATTTTGATCTAACCAAATTCATCAGCTATGACAAATACCAGGGAATCCGTCTTGGCGCCGGATTAAAATTAAATGAAAAATTCAGCAATACCTTTTCTCCGGACGGCTATTTCGGATACGGTTTTAAAGATCACCGCTGGAAATACGGACTGGGGCTTGATGTAAAGCTTTCCGACAGAAAAACATCCGTTTTCCGGGTTGAATATCTTGATGATGTTTTTGCCGCAGGAAGATTCAGCAATTATATGTGGGATAAAATGATGAAGCTATCCGATATTAATCTAGATCTTCACAATGATGTTTTCTATAGTAATCAGAAATGGAGCGCTTCTTATCTTTACGATATTTCCAATTCATTAAGTATGAAAATTGCCTTGAATAAAGAGAAACAGGAGGCTCTTTTTGATTATCAGTATAAAAACCTTGGAAACAGTTTTGATAATGCGAGTGCCGTTCTGTCTTTGAAATTTTCGCCAAATGACAAAAATATCATGACACCTTCCGGAAAATACACCTACGAAAAAAAATATCCTCAGGTATTCGTTAATTATGAAAAAGGATTTAATGCATTGGGAGGAGATCTTGATTACAACAGGCTTGATGCGCTATTCATTCATCAGTTCAGAACAAAATTGGGATCTACCAACATTAAACTATTCGGAGGACTTTCATCCGGTAGTGCACCAATCTGGAAGAATTTTGAAATAGCAGGACAGAACGACGCCAATATCGACCACTGGTATTCCAACATCAGTACGCCTTCTAACCTAGGATTTGCAACAATGCCTTCAGGGACATTCTTCGCCGATAAATTTGCAGGATTTAAAATTTCACAATACCTTCCTTTTAAATTTAAAACGTTGGGCAAAAGGTATTCGGATATCGAGCTTGAATACCAGTCGGCGATCGGCGGTTTTAAAAACAGGCAGAACCACCAGTTTGAATTTACCGCGCTGGATCACTATTACCAGGAAGCGGGACTGATCTGGAACCAGTTCCTGGGAACCGGTTTTGGCGTAGGATTTTCCTACCGATTGGGATACTACCAGACTTCGGAATTTAAAGATAATATCGGGATTAAAATAAAATTCAATCTTTTAAACTAACTCGAAATCAAACTCAGATATAAGATAATCCCGGAATTTCCGGGATTATGTTGTTTAAATACAGCATCAATGAAATCAGCTGTTACTATCCATTGACAAAGTTTTTTCCGCATCATAAATATTACTAATTTTGCGATGCTTTATGAAAGGGATTGTATTGATTATATGTTTCTGTATGTGTATTTTTGGTTTCTCACAATCAAAAGTCACTTCTATTGAGGCTGTTGTCATCAAAGATCAAAGCGATCCCAGAGCCCTTGAAATACTGAAAAAAGTCAACCAGCAGTTTAATGAAAACTCTCCTAAAACGCTTGATTCTTATTCTTACAAATCTTACGAAAAAATCTCTCTGGATATCGATGAAGACAGCATTATCCAATACAGGCAGTTCTTCGAAAATGCCGAATTATTCAGAAAAAAAAGAGAAAAAGATTCACTGAACAATGTAACTGCCAGAAAGATATTTTCAAAAAGTAAATTATTTCTCTGGGAAAGAGCTCAGGAATTTTTATATTCAAAAGAATACGGGGAAAAAATCAATATTCTTGATAACAGGATTTCCGGTCTAAAGCAACCGATCTATGAAATGATCGCGCTTCAGCAAAGTAATAGAGATCAGCTTCCTACGCAATTAAAAAAGGAAAACAGAGGATTGTACAGATTCTTTTTAACCGATACGATTGAAATAGATGGAAGAAAGAATTTTGTCATCCGGTTCAGGGAGGTTAATTTTAAAAATCCTGACAAAAAAAGGAAATACAACGGTGTCATTTATATTGATACCGACACGTATGGAATTAAAAAGATCGAAAATTTCAGCAAAAATAAAAATGACGGTATCATCACCAGTACCTGGATCTATTTCCAAAACAAATGGTTTCTTTCTCATGAAACTGTCAAGCTGAAAATGAGCAATATGGTGATGCAGCAGGATAACCAAGGATCACCTGATGAAAAACATGAAAAGAATAAAAAGCAGAGTTTTGGCACATATGCATTTCTCACTTCCCGATATTTTGATTATCAATCACCTGTAGAAAATGATAGAAAAGATTTTAGAGGCTACACATTTTCAGTTAAAAATATTGATGGGAAAACCCTTGACCAGTTCAGGACAGATCCTTTAACAGAAAGAGAAAGAAACACCTATAAAACCATCGACAGTATCGGGAAAATATATAATATCGACCGGAAAGCACGAGTTGTGAGTGGTCTCCTTCTAAATGGACAGATCAAAGCAGGCGTTGTGGATTTTGCTGTGGATGAAATCGTGAATTATAACCTCTACGAAGGATTCAGAGTAGGTGTAAAAGCTAAGCTTAATGAAAATTTCAGCCCGTATTTTTCACCGGATTATACTTTAGCCTATGGATTTAAAGATGATAAATGGAAATATAGAATCGGACTTGATATTAAAACCACGCTGGAAAAAGATTCTTATTTTAGGATCGATTACTATGATGATGTAACTGCTTCCGGAGAGTTTTACAGAAGACTGTGGAATTTCAAAATGAGAATGGCCAATTATGGTAATAACCTTAATAACGACCGCTATTACCATTACAGAGGAGCTTCCGTTTCGTACCTTAATGACGTTACCAATGGGTTGACATTAGTTTTTGCAGCACGCACCAACCTGGAAGAGGCTCTGTTCGATTATTCATTCCGCAACAGAGGCTCGTCATTCAATAATTTTAATACCTTATTTACATTAAAATATTCCCCGAACTCTACCAATATTATGACGCCTCAGGGAAAATCCCTCATCAATCAGAAATATCCGGAGCTGTATTTCAATTATGAACAAAGCTACAAGGCGCTGAGCGGCGATTTTAATTACACCCGCTTTGATGCACTTTTTGTTCACAATTTTAAGACCATGCTGGGAACTACAGGATTCCGGCTCTACGGCGGAATGGTAATCGGAGATGCACCGATATGGAAAAATTTTACCATGAACGGACTGGCGTCGCCGAGAAGGGATTTTAATTTCAACTTAACTTCTTTCCTCGGATTTGCCACGCTGGAAGGCGGGAAATACTACAATGACAGGTTTGTAGCCTATTATTTTACGCATAAACTTCCATTATATTTTAAAAGCTTAGGGCAAAATATTTCAAGTTTTGATTTTGTGCTGAGAGGAACCATCGGAAACATGAAGCATCCTGAGTACCATCAGTTTAAGTTTCAACCACTCGACCATCTTTATCAGGAAGTCGGCCTAGAATGGAACAATTTCCTTTCCACCTACTTTAATCTGGGACTATTTTACAGAGTAGGTTACTACACCACTCCGAATTTTAAGCAGAACTTTGCCGTTCAGTTTAAACTGAAACTTCTTGAATTTTAATTAAATAAAAAATAGAAATAAACAATGCAGACCATCCAAATACAGGCAGAACAATTTTTTGAATTGTTAAAATTAAAAGATACTTCCATGTGGGAAATTTTCGCCCAGATGATTGACGGAAATGAGAAGGAAATTATTTTTATAGATCAGGAAGAAAAAATATTGTTCAACTATATCCTGCCATCAAACCAGGAAAAACTGGAAGAAGACCGAAAGGAATTTTCCAAGCAGTTTGCGGATAAGCTTGCGAACCTGAATTGAGTTTTAGAGTTTTAGGGTTTTAGGGTTGAAAGTGATGTGGTGATTTTCAAAGGAAAGTTAATTTTGTATTAATTTTAATAAAATTTATTACTTAAACTATCTTTTATTATCTCAGAGTCTCTCACCCTAAGACACTTCCACCCTAAAACTCTAAAACTCTCACACACTCCCACTCTCAGACACTCCCACTCTTAAACAAGTCAACCGTCTTTTTTGCTTCAGCAACATCATGAACCCTAAGGATTTTTGCGCCCTGCTGTAATACTTTAAGATGAAGTTTTTGTGTTTCTTCGTTAATCTCCAGCGGAGATTTTCCCAAAGGTTTGTAGATAAAAGATTTCCTTGAAATACCGATCAGCAAAGGAAATTTCCCAAAGCTTAAATATTTCACCTCATCAATCATTTTCATCTGATCTTCTACCGTTTTTCCGAAACCAAAACCCGGATCAAGAATAATATCTTTCACGCCTTTATTTAATATTTCTGCGGTTTTTTCAGAAAAATAGCGGTTCACCGAGAGTGTAATATCTGCAAATTTTATTTTATCATGCATGGTTTCATAAGAAGGATTTATATGCATCAGAATATAAGGGAGCTTTGTTTTTGAAGCGGCATCAAACATCTTTTCATCGTAATGTCCTCCGGAAATATCGTTGATAATATCAATTCCTTCTGTAAAACCAAATTTTACCGTTTTAGCATAAAAAGTATCCAGAGAGATCAATGTTTCTGGGAATTCCTTTTTAATTAATGAAATTATATTTCCCAATCTTCTGATTTCCTCTTCCGCCGTTAAAAACTCAGCGTGCGGTCTTGTAGATTGCGGGCCGATATCGATAATTTCAGCACCTTCTTTCAACATTTTGTACGTCTGCTCAAGCGCAGATTTTTCTGTATTAAATTTTCCGCCATCGGAGAAAGAATCCGGGGTGAGATTGAGAATTCCCATAATTTTAGGAGCCGACAGATCTACCAATCTTCCATTGCAGTTAATGGAATTGGAGGGTTGGAGCGTTGAAAAGTTAGAAAGTGAGGGTACTTGCAAAGCTTATAATTATGATTAGACTTACAACAATTTAAACTGAAAATTATCTTACAAAAATAAAGAATAAAACCTTTATTACTCAAAAACCTCAAACTCAAAAAACTCATACGCTTATACGCTCCTACCCTAAAACTCTACACTCTAAACGCTCCGAACAAACAACGTAACACACAAAATTTCGTATATTTGGGAGATTAAGAAAATTTATGTCAGAAACATCAATACAGTTTGAGAACATTATCAGTCAGTGCCGTGAACTTTTCAGCAAGAAATTACAAGATTACGGACCGGCGTGGAGGGTTTTAAGACCAAGCTCTATTACAGACCAGATTTATATTAAAGTCAACAGAATCCGCACTTTGCAGATGACCGGAAAAAAAATGGTTGATGAAAGTGAAGAGGATGAATTTGTGGCGATTATCAACTACTCGATTATTGCCCTTATCCAGCTTGAGAAAGGTTTTTCCAATGATTTTAATGAAAATAAAGAAGAAATCATGAATCTGTACGATCAATATGCCGCTAAAGCCAGAGAATTGATGGAACGGAAAAATCATGATTACGGTGAAGCATGGAGGGATATGCGTATTTCATCGATTACGGATCTGATTTATCAGAAAGTTTTAAGAACTAAACAAATTGAAGACAACCAAGGCGTTACTGTTGTTTCTGAAGGTCTGGATGCCAATTATTTTGACATGCTGAATTATTCCGTTTTCTGTCTCATTAAATTTTCTGAAAAGAAAAACAGTATAGAATCTCAAAACTAATTTTATATGATCAAAGGTTTATTACGTTTCGTTGTTGCCGTTATTTTCATTCTCTCTGGGTTTGTAAAAGCGGTAGACCTGGTTGGTTTTTCCTTTAAAATGGAAGAATACTTCTCTCCTACTGTATTCAACATGCCTTTTTTTGAAAAATTTGCGCTCCTGTTCTCGGTAATTGTGGTGATCCTTGAACTTTTATTAGGATTTATGCTGCTGCTTAAACTGAAGCTTAAATTCACCCTTTCTGCACTCATTGCCCTTTGTGTATTCTTTGGTTTTCTGACGTTTTATTCGGCCTATTTCAATGTGGTGACGGATTGCGGGTGCTTCGGAGACGCTATTAAATTTACCCCTTGGCAAAGCTTTATCAAAGATATTGTACTTTTATTGGCTTTATTAATTTTATTTGTACTATACAGAAAAGATTTCAGGAAAAAAGACACCTACAGCTACAGCGGGAAGAAAGAATCCAATAAAATACAATATATCCTTTTAGCGGTATTTTCTCTGGTAATGGTCGGAATCGGAGCTTACGGGATCTTATATGAACCGGTGATTGATTTCCGTGATTACAAAATCGGCACCGACCTAAAAGCGGAGAAAGAAAAAATCAATAAAAATCCATCTGAATATAAGACGTTTTACTCGCTGAAAAACGAGAAGACCGGAGAAACTTTAAAGGTAGACCAGGATGCTTATATTAGAGAGAATAAATACTGGGCTGAAGGCTCTCCCTGGAAAATAGAGGAAGGAAAAAATGAGTCCGTTCTTATCAAAGAGGGCTATAAATCTGAGATTGTTAAATTTAAGATCGAAGATCCTACCGGAATGGATGTGACGGAAGAAATCA
This region includes:
- a CDS encoding DUF5686 family protein → MTRLLFPLFLFFTALVFGQTQLKVFSKANKQPIYNAAVYCDDELLGKTDLNGTLSFKTKCKKVEILASNFEDVLADVRNTMEVAMQPLAEKRGNIDRVIINDKSDPRALKILDELNKRAKENSPKSLESYNFKSYTKFSLDLDKDSIDIYKNFLAVRKDSISKVDQKGFKQKEKEKKDSLIAEEFIDASAEGQLFLWEKASEYKYSKKFGEKTNIIDNRMSGFKNPIYEAMALNISNLDRTPRQLRPENRDLFHYYLSDTIQLDGRQTYVIKFKEITDKKKQNPRKFNGKIYVDAESFALKKFESISKKINEGNIVSVWKPINNKWFVDYEDIRLKMGNTSFDVSKKDSVKAGDTKKYNQKKFGNYLYVKNRFFDFDINEPQKASDFKGYSLEVKNSDGSLLQQYRTDSLTTRESNTYTKIDSFVQKHDFEKKLNTLTQLLRGNLRYKMIDFDLTKFISYDKYQGIRLGAGLKLNEKFSNTFSPDGYFGYGFKDHRWKYGLGLDVKLSDRKTSVFRVEYLDDVFAAGRFSNYMWDKMMKLSDINLDLHNDVFYSNQKWSASYLYDISNSLSMKIALNKEKQEALFDYQYKNLGNSFDNASAVLSLKFSPNDKNIMTPSGKYTYEKKYPQVFVNYEKGFNALGGDLDYNRLDALFIHQFRTKLGSTNIKLFGGLSSGSAPIWKNFEIAGQNDANIDHWYSNISTPSNLGFATMPSGTFFADKFAGFKISQYLPFKFKTLGKRYSDIELEYQSAIGGFKNRQNHQFEFTALDHYYQEAGLIWNQFLGTGFGVGFSYRLGYYQTSEFKDNIGIKIKFNLLN
- a CDS encoding DUF5686 family protein, with the protein product MKGIVLIICFCMCIFGFSQSKVTSIEAVVIKDQSDPRALEILKKVNQQFNENSPKTLDSYSYKSYEKISLDIDEDSIIQYRQFFENAELFRKKREKDSLNNVTARKIFSKSKLFLWERAQEFLYSKEYGEKINILDNRISGLKQPIYEMIALQQSNRDQLPTQLKKENRGLYRFFLTDTIEIDGRKNFVIRFREVNFKNPDKKRKYNGVIYIDTDTYGIKKIENFSKNKNDGIITSTWIYFQNKWFLSHETVKLKMSNMVMQQDNQGSPDEKHEKNKKQSFGTYAFLTSRYFDYQSPVENDRKDFRGYTFSVKNIDGKTLDQFRTDPLTERERNTYKTIDSIGKIYNIDRKARVVSGLLLNGQIKAGVVDFAVDEIVNYNLYEGFRVGVKAKLNENFSPYFSPDYTLAYGFKDDKWKYRIGLDIKTTLEKDSYFRIDYYDDVTASGEFYRRLWNFKMRMANYGNNLNNDRYYHYRGASVSYLNDVTNGLTLVFAARTNLEEALFDYSFRNRGSSFNNFNTLFTLKYSPNSTNIMTPQGKSLINQKYPELYFNYEQSYKALSGDFNYTRFDALFVHNFKTMLGTTGFRLYGGMVIGDAPIWKNFTMNGLASPRRDFNFNLTSFLGFATLEGGKYYNDRFVAYYFTHKLPLYFKSLGQNISSFDFVLRGTIGNMKHPEYHQFKFQPLDHLYQEVGLEWNNFLSTYFNLGLFYRVGYYTTPNFKQNFAVQFKLKLLEF
- the folP gene encoding dihydropteroate synthase: MGILNLTPDSFSDGGKFNTEKSALEQTYKMLKEGAEIIDIGPQSTRPHAEFLTAEEEIRRLGNIISLIKKEFPETLISLDTFYAKTVKFGFTEGIDIINDISGGHYDEKMFDAASKTKLPYILMHINPSYETMHDKIKFADITLSVNRYFSEKTAEILNKGVKDIILDPGFGFGKTVEDQMKMIDEVKYLSFGKFPLLIGISRKSFIYKPLGKSPLEINEETQKLHLKVLQQGAKILRVHDVAEAKKTVDLFKSGSV
- a CDS encoding DUF1599 domain-containing protein, with product MSETSIQFENIISQCRELFSKKLQDYGPAWRVLRPSSITDQIYIKVNRIRTLQMTGKKMVDESEEDEFVAIINYSIIALIQLEKGFSNDFNENKEEIMNLYDQYAAKARELMERKNHDYGEAWRDMRISSITDLIYQKVLRTKQIEDNQGVTVVSEGLDANYFDMLNYSVFCLIKFSEKKNSIESQN
- a CDS encoding BT_3928 family protein, yielding MIKGLLRFVVAVIFILSGFVKAVDLVGFSFKMEEYFSPTVFNMPFFEKFALLFSVIVVILELLLGFMLLLKLKLKFTLSALIALCVFFGFLTFYSAYFNVVTDCGCFGDAIKFTPWQSFIKDIVLLLALLILFVLYRKDFRKKDTYSYSGKKESNKIQYILLAVFSLVMVGIGAYGILYEPVIDFRDYKIGTDLKAEKEKINKNPSEYKTFYSLKNEKTGETLKVDQDAYIRENKYWAEGSPWKIEEGKNESVLIKEGYKSEIVKFKIEDPTGMDVTEEIINAPRAILVFSYHPKEVSPELLKQVEAKVKTQKANIVYGVSTEPNTFKTLKNMMMDGTAIKTIARSNPFILVLENGKIIDKQPAKEYIK